The following are from one region of the Aspergillus chevalieri M1 DNA, chromosome 1, nearly complete sequence genome:
- a CDS encoding NACHT and Ankyrin domain protein (COG:M;~EggNog:ENOG410PK0T;~InterPro:IPR002110,IPR027417,IPR003593,IPR036770, IPR020683;~PFAM:PF13857,PF12796,PF13606,PF13401,PF13637, PF00023;~go_function: GO:0005515 - protein binding [Evidence IEA]) produces MAETPTIRKILANVIQASRIVIRCLASGRDSQEPSQRAFLLLVDILDLLYCIKDQTSGLWTTGDKWLAWKQETRVLDLYKTLKWFDSTMKAIELYFQPGGVGVCHFRKHLLERTFLPRLEQYRIAFLLWMQPESSERSSLAREIRDCLKRFQDVEPANHQFNLEFEEDVHGITSRLTSGHFITLADLCNRRHQGSCSWIFEDTQYKEWLLGSFRTLYCVGAPGAGKTFLSSVIIDSLQKTFASSDIATIFIYCHDKKNKELSSLDLLRNILAQLVYRKRSLSYATSSLYYSESLQPGRASPKTYQNAIRAEVNRYSKVFFVVDGLDMLPDKDRILSRLQKLPGHAQLLFTLREAPLIDIDSSFVHVRASDEDLQSYILSNIESDANLASLLMEGMPSKYGLQYEVVHSVVQKSHGVFLLAKIHLDLLSRYTDQSLLLRALHHLPESLSEAYGEAMKQILSSNPRAARYIYWTLHALRPLTVSELKCATKTSDSEESKEHVSFEHAIQIQSAGLLTVDAQTGTVRFVHKTAREYLEGAAARVFFPSAQKEIAEACLMAITPDEVVDDCYISDKATPRSASKGFLRYAATYWGYHAREVPEDEQTIQVLVRTFLNKLQWRRPLPKDSTDAKEMPTEMGLGKYPPDWSAVHILSFFGILGKTKRLLEQGANADMNDNFLKLTPLHCAASRGNEEMVKFLLDSGVDGNAVSRDGSTALHMATQNGQRKCMKLLLSQQVNPQIANHQGAKCLQLAVGTAADEATVPLLVKNRAGINSRNLRTGDTALHLAVKWKRPRIILFLLEKGAAMNMANEDGLTPLQLAAKLDNCEAISLLLQRGAQLETRSLSGLTALQIAAQKKHWIALDLLVIGGANINAWTQNGETLLHEEAKESSNPSIAAKLVNQGANIEARSSKGYTALQYAAISGNKTMFMFLLAQGANVDVLTPKGETLLHITPPLNNDYLSILQALVDRGLSPNAVSSQGWTALHQTVHAGTGALDLEYDNTKEYIELLLHHGADINAYTISPIAETPLHLATRANIPRPPLLSLLISLGADINAMTNEGKTPLHLAGERAREPIFRILLGAGADLFLEIPDTSVNPDAHVPAYGSGSGCVSAGSTAFDLARKNPFSVLWIDEDGMMRPVPERKRRDSAGTVFEVENGASSDGSEDEMAESTLVGSEKSFVLG; encoded by the exons ATGGCAGAAACTCCAACCATTCGCAAGATCCTCGCCAACGTTATCCAAGCATCCCGCATTGTCATACGTTGTCTTGCCAGCGGTCGGGATTCCCAGGAACCTTCGCAACGGGCCTTTCTGCTACTAGTCGACATCCTGGACCTGCTTTACTGTATCAAAGATCAGACCAGCGGGCTATGGACGACAGGCGATAAATGGCTCGCGTGGAAGCAGGAGACACGGGTTCTCGATCTTTACAAAACCCTGAAGTGGTTCGACTCGAcgatgaaagcaatcgagttGTATTTCCAGCCTGGGGGTGTGGGTGTTTGTCACTTTAGGAAGCATCTTTTGGAGAGGACGTTTTTGCCACGGTTGGAGCAATATAGGATTGCTTTTCTGCTGTGGATGCAGCCGGAATCCAG CGAACGGTCTAGCTTGGCTCGTGAGATCAGGGATTGCCTGAAGAGATTCCAAGACGTAGAACCTG CGAATCATCAATTTAATTTAGAATTCGAGGAAGACGTCCACGGGATCACCAGTCGATTAACCTCGGGGCATTTTATTACCCTTGCAGACTTGTGCAACAGACGGCACCAGGGATCGTGCAGCTGGATATTTGAAGATACCCAGTATAAGGAGTGGTTGCTGGGGTCGTTCAGAACACTTTATTGTGTTGGGGCGC CCGGTGCAGGAAAGACGTTTTTATC ATCCGTGATTATCGATTCCCTCCAGAAAACGTTCGCCTCCTCTGACATCGCGACGATATTCATTTACTGCCATGATAAAAAGAACAAGGAGCTGTCCTCCCTCGATCTTCTCCGCAACATCTTAGCACAGCTCGTCTACCGCAAACGGAGCCTCTCCTACGCAACCTCTTCTTTATATTACTCCGAGTCTTTGCAACCAGGCCGTGCATCTCCAAAGACATACCAAAATGCAATCCGGGCGGAGGTTAATCGGTACTCCAAGGTCTTCTTCGTGGTGGATGGATTGGACATGCTACCCGATAAGGATCGCATTCTTAGTCGTCTTCAAAAACTCCCGGGGCATGCGCAGCTGTTGTTTACTCTGCGCGAGGCCCCTCTGATTGACATAGATAGCTCTTTCGTACACGTTCGAGCTTCTGACGAGGACCTCCAAAGCTATATACTCtcgaatatcgaatctgatgCGAACCTTGCAAGCCTTTTAATGGAGGGTATGCCTTCAAAGTATGGACTGCAATATGAAGTCGTGCACTCCGTCGTGCAGAAATCTCATGGAGT ATTTCTTCTGGCAAAGATTCACCTAGACCTCTTATCAAGATACACTGACCAGAGCCTCCTTCTACGAGCTCTCCACCACCTACCAGAATCTCTGAGCGAGGCATACGGAGAAGCTATGAAGCAAATTCTCAGCTCGAATCCTCGTGCGGCCCGCTACATTTACTGGACGCTACATGCGCTCCGGCCTCTAACAGTGTCGGAACTGAAGTGTGCCACGAAGACTTCTGATTCCGAGGAAAGTAAAGAGCATGTGAGCTTCGAGCACGCTATCCAGATCCAGAGCGCTGGGCTCTTAACAGTCGATGCCCAAACTGGTACCGTCCGCTTTGTCCACAAAACCGCAAGAGAATACTTGGAGGGAGCAGCAGCGCGGGTATTCTTTCCGAGTGCACAGAAAGAGATCGCTGAAGCTTGTCTGATGGCCATCACCCCTGACGAGGTCGTTGATGATTGCTACATCAGTGATAAAGCTACGCCTCGCAGCGCCAGTAAGGGGTTCCTCAGGTATGCCGCTACGTATTGGGGCTACCATGCGCGCGAGGTACCAGAAGACGAGCAAACGATCCAGGTCCTCGTTCGAACCTTTCTCAATAAGCTTCAATGGAGACGCCCGCTTCCAAAGGATAGCACAGATGCGAAAGAGATGCCGACAGAAATGGGGCTGGGTAAATATCCCCCAGACTGGAGTGCTGTGCATATCCTATCATTCTTTGGGATTCTCGGAAAGACCAAACGACTCCTTGAGCAGGGTGCCAATGCCGACATGAATGACAATTTCCTGAAACTCACGCCGCTACACTGCGCGGCTAGCCGTGGTAATGAAGAAATGGTCAAATTTCTACTCGATAGCGGCGTTGATGGTAATGCTGTTTCTCGGGATGGTAGTACGGCGTTGCACATGGCTACCCAGAATGGCCAGCGGAAGTGCATGAAGCTATTGCTTTCGCAGCAGGTAAATCCGCAAATTGCCAACCACCAGGGAGCCAAATGTCTCCAATTAGCGGTTGGAACGGCCGCTGATGAGGCAACGGTTCCATTGCTGGTGAAGAATAGGGCAGGAATAAACAGTCGAAATCTTCGAACGGGTGACACCGCATTGCATCTGGCAGTCAAATGGAAACGACCACGAATAATTCTGTTCCTCCTGGAAAAGGGAGCAGCGATGAATATGGCTAACGAAGATGGTCTGACTCCGCTACAACTGGCAGCGAAGCTTGACAATTGTGAAGCTATCTCCTTGTTGCTTCAACGAGGCGCGCAACTAGAGACTCGCTCACTTTCTGGTCTGACAGCCTTGCAAATTGCGGCGCAAAAGAAACACTGGATTGCCCTTGACTTGTTGGTGATCGGAGGTGCGAACATCAATGCATGGACGCAGAATGGAGAGACTTTACTCCACGAGGAGGCCAAGGAGTCCTCGAACCCTTCCATCGCGGCTAAACTGGTCAATCAGGGTGCGAACATTGAAGCTCGCTCGTCTAAGGGATACACAGCCCTCCAGTACGCTGCTATATCAGGAAACAAGACGATGTTCATGTTCCTCCTTGCCCAAGGCGCCAACGTCGACGTCCTAACACCAAAAGGAGAAACCCTCCTCCACATAACTCCACCACTGAACAATGACTACCTCAGCATCCTGCAAGCCCTCGTTGACCGCGGCCTAAGCCCAAACGCCGTCTCCAGCCAGGGCTGGACGGCCCTCCACCAAACCGTCCACGCAGGCACCGGCGCGCTGGATCTCGAATACGACAATACAAAAGAATACATCGAGTTACTACTCCACCACGGTGCCGACATCAACGCCTACACCATCTCCCCAATCGCAGAAACACCCCTTCACCTCGCCACCCGCGCAAACATCCCCCGTCCacccctcctctctctccTCATATCCCTCGGCGCAGACATCAACGCTATGACAAACGAGGGCAAAACGCCCCTCCACCTCGCCGGCGAGCGCGCCCGAGAGCCCATCTTTCGCATCCTCCTCGGCGCCGGCGCCGATCTTTTCCTTGAGATCCCGGATACCAGTGTTAATCCTGATGCGCATGTGCCTGCATATGGGTCTGGGTCTGGGTGCGTGAGCGCGGGAAGCACTGCATTTGATCTTGCGCGTAAGAACCCGTTTAGTGTGCTTTGgattgatgaggatggaATGATGAGGCCGGTTccagagaggaagaggagggatAGTGCTGGGACGGTTTTTGAGGTTGAGAATGGGGCTTCTTCTGATGGGTCTGAGGATGAGATGGCAGAGTCGACGCTTGTAGGCAGTGAAAAGAGTTTTGTTTTGGGTTAG
- a CDS encoding SAM and PH domain-containing protein (COG:S;~EggNog:ENOG410PJCT;~InterPro:IPR013761,IPR001849,IPR001660;~PFAM:PF00536,PF07647,PF00169;~go_function: GO:0005515 - protein binding [Evidence IEA]) — MAATAATQSALLQERHPVLATARTTRPRPLSEATEIFDTDTESDFGSYEDDFFSNDSSQRSVGSLDESVTTASSPDDAKTPESTSLAGFHFHIDESPVAGPVGPHLFHSSEGFSKTEPMSPISPSCDYAPNSYSEQREFPVSNHTSQPASWLGGTDVESWSPHHVVIWMHQLGFDEEIIEKFFINDISGSILMQLQPEDLKELDIQSFGKRHRLLGCIRQLRNSASASEASDSDVPAEMTVREATATPQTNVAEVGVNYNESSVSGQEKSDSRSKKEHRHRRHKRRHDVVPEDSVSIVAIEQLLPKRHTCSKGENCAKWQKQQAKLARLAKDLPIESLGGSILLRGDPGNAANAQTLVKTPRSDVTPSLVASSDALGPSQGPAPHLSENALSNVQPRDPQENVRNFLNFQRLSRLQPANNPPSPPKEFLSPEADSPDSATTNLSENLRHLPKLRIPNTRSSDMVSPNYSAQRTITPSMAQKKHLFAQQTPQPSPAPWSSIYSPGDFYRADPHYGQATPFSEMDVPITPARWGPVARDASQSVPPDMRFGGEDEQMADPIPRPASTKVGNHRRNPTFQRNQIFPTLDRLDEGEMLRPIETPEDLERTPRAAHCRNNPFSPTSGNANDATHSGWMKKRKNTRLLRHYWEDHHFTLKGTQLAMHEDEKAAQLDSKALECIDVDDYAVACSSLPSNSKLTAAFKKTLLKRKDDNLGDAAFAFSLIPSPNGTSGQERKVFFMNGPKSHHFAVKTRDERIDWMRELMLAKALRRGRESGASIKVNGGDVL, encoded by the exons ATG GCTGCTACTGCTGCTACCCAGTCAGCTTTGCTCCAGGAAAGACATCCCGTCCTGGCCACCGCCCGGACTACTCGTCCTCGACCACTGTCGGAGGCAACCGAAATCTTTGACACTGACACCGAATCTGACTTCGGCTCATACGAAGATGACTTCTTCTCAAACGACTCATCTCAGAGGAGTGTTGGATCG CTAGACGAAAGCGTGACTACTGCATCGAGCCCGGATGATGCTAAGACCCCAGAGTCCACAAGCCTCGCTGGCTTCCATTTTCACATCGACGAGAGTCCTGTCGCAGGGCCCGTCGGCCCACACCTCTTCCATTCCTCGGAGGGATTTTCGAAGACGGAACCCATGTCTCCCATATCACCTTCCTGCGACTATGCCCCGAACTCCTATTCGGAACAAAGGGAATTTCCAGTGTCGAACCATACCTCGCAGCCTGCTTCGTGGCTAGGGGGAACGGACGTGGAGAGCTGGTCGCCTCACCATGTTGTCATATGGATGCACCAGTTGGGCTTCGACGAGGAGATCATTGAGAAGTTCTTCATCAACGACATCTCTGGCTCCATTCTCATGCAACTGCAACCAGAAGATCTCAAGGAACTTGATATCCAATCCTTCGGGAAACGCCATCGCTTGCTGGGATGCATCCGCCAGCTTCGGAACAGTGCGTCGGCATCTGAAGCCAGTGACTCGGATGTCCCTGCTGAGATGACAGTGCGCGAAGCAACAGCGACACCGCAGACAAACGTGGCGGAGGTTGGCGTTAACTATAATGAAAGCTCAGTTTCGGGCCAAGAGAAGTCTGACTCCAGGTCCAAAAAGGAGCACCGACACCGCCGACACAAGCGCCGTCATGATGTTGTTCCAGAGGACTCAGTCTCCATCGTTGCGATTGAGCAGCTGCTGCCAAAACGCCACACTTGTTCCAAGGGTGAAAACTGCGCAAAGTGGCAAAAGCAACAGGCCAAGTTGGCTCGCTTGGCAAAGGACCTCCCCATTGAGTCGCTTGGTGGTTCTATTCTTCTCAGAGGCGACCCTGGTAACGCAGCAAATGCTCAGACCCTGGTGAAGACGCCAAGGTCCGATGTTACCCCTTCTCTTGTCGCTTCTTCCGACGCCCTAGGTCCGAGCCAGGGCCCTGCGCCCCATCTGTCGGAGAACGCTTTGAGCAATGTACAGCCCCGCGATCCCCAGGAGAACGTCCGCAACTTCCTCAACTTCCAGCGCCTCAGTCGGCTGCAGCCTGCAAACAACCCCCCCAGCCCTCCAAAGGAATTCCTGTCCCCAGAGGCCGACTCACCAGATTCGGCTACGACCAATCTGTCTGAGAATCTTCGTCATCTCCCTAAGCTGCGTATTCCCAATACTCGTTCGTCGGATATGGTATCTCCCAACTATTCCGCACAGCGCACCATCACACCATCGATGGCACAAAAGAAGCACCTATTTGCCCAGCAAACGCCTCAACCGTCTCCAGCTCCTTGGTCGTCGATCTACTCCCCTGGGGACTTCTATCGGGCTGATCCTCACTACGGGCAAGCCACTCCCTTCTCCGAGATGGATGTCCCTATCACTCCAGCCCGGTGGGGACCAGTGGCCCGGGATGCCTCTCAGTCAGTGCCACCGGACATGCGCTTTGGGGGAGAAGACGAGCAAATGGCCGACCCCATTCCACGTCCTGCCTCTACCAAGGTTGGGAATCATCGCCGCAACCCAACGTTTCAGCGAAACCAAATCTTTCCAACCCTAGATCGTCTGGATGAGGGCGAGATGTTGAGGCCAATTGAAACTCCGGAAGACCTTGAGAGGACTCCCCGTGCAGCCCACTGCCGGAACAACCCCTTTTCTCCCACGAGCGGCAATGCCAATGACGCTACCCATAGCGGTTGGATGAAGAAACGCAAGAACACCCGGCTGTTGCGTCACTACTGGGAAGACCACCACTTCACTCTCAAGGGTACCCAGCTCGCCATGCACGAGGACGAGAAGGCTGCTCAGCTGGACTCCAAGGCCCTTGAATGCATTGACGTGGATGACTACGCTGTTGCATGCTCGTCCCTTCCTTCGAACTCCAAGCTGACGGCTGCGTTCAAGAAGACACTCCTCAAGCGCAAAGATGATAACTTGGGAGATGCTGCATTTGCTTTCTCCCTGATTCCCTCGCCCAATGGCACTAGTGGTCAGGAGCGGAAGGTCTTCTTCATGAATGGACCCAAGTCGCACCACTTCGCTGTAAAGACAAGGGATGAGCGCATTGACTGGATGAGGGAGTTGATGCTTGCCAAAGCCCTTCGGAGGGGCCGCGAGAGCGGTGCTTCCATCAAAGTCAATGGCGGAGATGTTTTGTAA
- a CDS encoding fungal specific transcription factor domain-containing protein (COG:K;~EggNog:ENOG410PFWM;~InterPro:IPR021858;~PFAM:PF11951): protein MEQRQMQKDRIKLRIRHTKDTEKNGNFQEQMSRARALIFASPEIVSGFNRPVNDQYVSQSSTSALVQGQYPCNMSRTVMNSGAPPCRASSRLFGVSHATARAQDNFHIDPSSYLEPKAPGGNYQSLSSVLQTPVPMIGHDQLLLDHFIDNILRLSFPVLEAHSRGPAQLCAILDSLKTNKSYFHCSLSVSAIHLKTTMNISSQRINHDIMRHRYGAVSQLCKTLSNESEHTQILDATLAMIFFHCFVGVPDDEELPDIPWHDHFQAAANLVSKLEESLDPNAALPFSMSLTAWIDILGATMLGTAPKFAPTYREKHLSGTTSGLREMMGCDDRIMYLISEIACLEALNSEGRISETRLYQHVSALTGQLDFTEPADPSLKTPYTSSGAIWPEQLTKNMSAVFRAAARIYLYTLLPGIDRSHPTITTLVAKITDIFPYIPSGPYGFDRSLVWPLLITGAHSEPTSTFRRILSERASSLGDVGDFGSFGRMYRLLVEVWRLTDEPPTPPAIIERPRTYIDPYTGLPTPGLKRDEMMRSPSPVQYTLGLRSIKKQQVQWRDVMNRNGWKFLLI, encoded by the exons ATGGAGCAGCGACAGATGCAAAAGGATCGCATCAAGTTAAGGATTCGGCATACCAAAGACACAGAAAAGAATGGCAATTTCCAAG AGCAAATGAGTCGTGCGCGCGCTCTCATCTTTGCATCCCCTGAAATTGTATCTGGATTCAACCGTCCTGTCAATGACCAATACGTTTCCCAATCTTCGACTTCTGCTCTGGTACAAGGACAGTATCCGTGCAATATGAGCCGGACCGTCATGAATTCAGGCGCGCCTCCTTGTCGTGCTTCATCTCGGTTATTTGGCGTCTCTCATGCGACTGCTCGAGCCCAGGATAACTTTCATATCGACCCTTCCAGCTACCTTGAACCCAAAGCCCCGGGAGGCAACTACCAGTCATTGTCGTCCGTTCTACAGACTCCCGTTCCCATGATCGGCCACGATCAACTGCTGCTTGATCACTTCATCGACAATATTCTGCGATTGTCTTTTCCTGTCCTCGAAGCTCATTCTCGGGGCCCAGCACAGTTGTGTGCCATCTTAGACTCCCTCAAGACCAACAAGTCCTACTTCCATTGCTCTCTCAGTGTCTCTGCCATACATCTCAAGACAACAATGAACATCAGCTCGCAACGGATCAATCACGACATCATGCGACACCGCTACGGGGCCGTCTCACAACTCTGCAAAACTTTGAGCAACGAGTCCGAGCACACACAGATCCTGGATGCCACATTAGCCATGATTTTTTTCCACTGCTTCGTCGGTGTACCGGACGACGAAGAACTCCCTGATATCCCATGGCACGACCATTTCCAAGCCGCCGCAAACCTGGTGAGCAAGCTAGAGGAGTCTCTTGATCCCAATGCCGCACTACCATTCAGCATGTCCCTTACCGCGTGGATTGATATTCTAGGCGCCACAATGCTGGGAACGGCCCCTAAGTTTGCCCCAACCTACCGCGAAAAACACCTGAGCGGGACCACCAGCGGCCTACGTGAGATGATGGGCTGCGACGACCGAATCATGTACCTGATCTCCGAAATCGCTTGTCTGGAAGCCTTAAATTCAGAGGGACGCATCAGTGAAACAAGACTCTACCAACACGTTTCCGCCCTAACCGGCCAACTCGACTTTACAGAACCCGCAGACCCATCCCTCAAAACCCCATACACCTCCTCAGGCGCCATATGGCCTGAGCAATTGACCAAGAACATGAGCGCAGTCTTCCGCGCCGCAGCACGCATCTACCTCTACACCTTGCTCCCAGGCATCGACCGCAGCCAccccaccatcaccaccctcGTCGCCAAAATCACGGACATCTTTCCCTATATCCCATCCGGCCCCTACGGTTTCGACCGCTCCCTAGTCTGGCCTTTGCTCATCACAGGCGCACACTCAGAACCAACAAGCACCTTCCGCCGCATTCTCAGCGAGCGCGCGTCTTCCCTAGGCGATGTGGGCGACTTCGGTAGTTTTGGACGCATGTATCGCCTGTTGGTAGAGGTCTGGAGGCTCACAGACGAACCGCCTACTCCTCCAGCCATCATTGAAAGGCCAAGGACATACATCGATCCCTATACCGGGTTGCCGACGCCGGGGTTGAAGCGGGATGAGATGATGCGGTCGCCATCTCCGGTGCAGTATACGCTGGGGTTAAGGTCGATTAAGAAACAGCAGGTGCAGTGGCGGGATGTGATGAATCGGAATGGGTGGAAGTTTTTGCTTATTTAG
- a CDS encoding uncharacterized protein (COG:S;~EggNog:ENOG410PS1X), with translation MAPTKPHLRPIMTPKNMSFPSELYYNSPRTAASDTIKEEEPSRPSLSPPSSYTEFLKTLTPVFSPASANGPSFPRSTSSSSLASSNNGPHPSPISISSSPASATFPVAQKASSKKKRNSTFLQPPSPVSAPLSAKTSSSAGCMLPPPPYVAYSPAVSPPRSATVVRSPHPSPEWRIRYVGSPRSGTVPPTPRSVSVQHIVTTTVTFKRPPPLGPPPKGKKRRVRKEGQ, from the coding sequence ATGGCACCCACGAAGCCACACCTCCGTCCTATCATGACACCAAAGAACATGTCCTTCCCTTCGGAACTCTACTACAACAGCCCTCGAACAGCTGCCTCAGATACCATCAAGGAAGAAGAGCCTAGTCGACCCTCACTGTCTCCTCCGTCATCCTACACGGAGTTTCTCAAAACCCTCACACCTGTCTTCAGCCCGGCCAGCGCCAATGGCCCTAGCTTCCCTCGCTctacatcatcatcgtcgttaGCATCCTCCAACAACGGCCCTCATCCATCACCTATCTCGATCTCATCCAGTCCTGCCAGCGCTACCTTCCCTGTGGCACAGAAGGCTTCTTCTAAGAAGAAGCGCAACTCGACGTTTCTTCAACCACCATCCCCGGTATCTGCACCGCTGTCCGCGAAGACATCTAGCTCCGCAGGATGTATGCTCCCCCCCCCGCCGTATGTGGCATACTCGCCTGCTGTGAGCCCGCCGCGGAGCGCAACCGTTGTTCGATCTCCGCACCCTTCCCCGGAATGGAGGATTCGGTACGTTGGCTCCCCAAGGAGTGGGACTGTACCGCCCACGCCTCGATCTGTGAGCGTACAGCATATTGTTACAACGACGGTTACGTTTAAGCGTCCGCCGCCGCTTGGTCCGCCCCcgaagggaaagaagagaagggtTAGGAAGGAGGGTCAATGA